Sequence from the Primulina huaijiensis isolate GDHJ02 chromosome 16, ASM1229523v2, whole genome shotgun sequence genome:
taatgtatttgaaaattgtgtttttcataaacattattatggactaaattaaattaattcaagtgttgaatttattaaacactagtggatctagtagagtccaaataattaaattaattcaagtgttgaattaattaaacaacattgggccttgtagagaccaattaggaattattattaaactagtgggcttgactgaaatcaagtaaagtttaaatggtctcaaatgtgtttgagacatttaaataaaagtccatgggctttgtaattgttacatgcccaaaaaaaataatgtgcatggggaggtgaagcgTTGGAGattactttttcaatctccaaggcttggctTGCTAAAAGTGTTTTAGATTTTCCCAccaccaagacaactcatcccTCTCCCTTTTTTTATTCACAATGGCCGAAATTTAAAAGtccattctctcaaaatttttctctcatcttgttgttcaatagttggagaaaaaattctcttctcaaagaaaaatgccctacattttctagtgcaagtgtaaggtggatcttttaagtttggtgttgggcttgattttgaagaaaagaagcttgtagatttgtcttgccttgaagagcttagttgtatatcaactaagttggagccatcatcaatctcaagagattgataggtaaaattttctttaaacaccctatgtatgacattttggggtttttgtatttgctacacattctagtgaggtgttcgaatttttccttgttgaaaaacaattttaaaaacttccgttgcgcatttgaacacctaaaacCGATCTCCTTTCAAGTAGTATCTagagctatggatactattttgtgtagcttatacatgatattatattgaggtctaTTTCTAACCGCGTGAGAtggatttttgcaacaaatcGAAGGCCGTTTTTTGGGCAACTtggggcagcaacttgctgcccgaacagccccttgtttttaataataaaaaaaaagatgagaGTTGGcgggaatccggcgacggagctccggcgacggcgatgacgactagggtttccaaaagtgttttggattatcaaagtgtcatgggccttgaagttgttgggccattagatggctaatacaatttgtgaatttaaatgggccaaaatgtttttggtgaaaaatgattttttgggcccttaagtttaaatttacaaaagttgcaaatattttctcagaaaataaataatttaagttggactttaattatttatagtaaatggtgatttacaagaaattcggttataaataaattaattagaaagtagacaatgGAGTAtatatactttgttaatttagtttataatcgtggcggttagtgattggatcaagatatataatatttgatcaattaattattgtgataattaattaatggtgtatgatatatgatattatgcatgaaggatgatcaaaagcccaagcccaatttgctaggtgcatgctaggatattttgtgttgaatgattgtaataattatcaatttataaagtgggcttggtttatggcccgttctgtaacgtaccgtactttttctatttaaaatttgcggaaaaattaaaaatttcttaaaagagTAATCAAATTTCAAACTTGATAACGTAAAACCGTACGTCTCAACAGTGGACAAAAGGtctcaaaataaagtttgacaaaatatttgtttgaagtttatatccagtagcgtgaaatcagagtattcaacatttcataaaaacttaaaaacttgggcggtcctcgggtctagccttcaactcagtccaagccagctccttggtccccacctctagcctcctcaacatactcatcacctgcatcgatcaagtctagtgagtctaaagactcaacacaaataaactggaaggtagcaagtattacataataaaaccacatgcaactttaaaataaggagtacatacatgaaactggaacttgcataacaaaacatgaacatacgtacatacatacatagacgcaTGTTTCAAAGCATGATTAATcacatcatttttcgtagaggcatgtttcaaagcaagtgacccataacataatcgcttgatcagactaaccacagtactggatgacagggacgtatccactgccacatacatgagatccccgttcataatttaacggtctgattggtccacgttcataatttaacgctttccaatcctaaacataatttggtcacaagacaattagcatacctcataaacttgaaaatattttctttgcacgtagaacctacttacttggcgttgagggattcgttggatctcgtttggggccgctgctgcaacatactaacgtgagttcaaacacttaactTTAATAGCTTAGACGTAGTAATCATGCTCAAACCCAAGCTCATTCATTTCCCTAGTACGCCCTAAAATTCCCGTGACTCGGCCTTGTTAAAACATTGCATTAAACTAAGACATCGAACCTCAAAACATTCAAcctaaattaaaaaaagtagtacacggaccccgtgcctaggtccggcTCCGGCTCCGGCTCCGTGTAGATACTGTAAAATGAGTCGTGCagaaaagggaaggcacggaccccgtgccctggtccgtgtaggggtccgtgtagataCTGGAAAAAGAGACTCCGAAGAAAGCAaagacacggaccccatgtccgggtccgtgtacacctcCATGTACCTACTGGAAATTGACACTCCGAATgtaacaaaggcacggaccccgtgctctggtccgtgtaggggtccgtgtagtcTCGGAAAAACCGAAGTCTGCGCAAAAACTTAACGTGACGTGCCTCTCTTCTTACTAAACCATAAGGGCTGAGAATCGATACCACGAGACCCCTCCTAGGACACTAAGGTAATGACTCCAACCAATACAAGATGTTACAATTGCCACCAAACacgacaaataataacaaacgaCACAACCCGAGGTTTCGACACCACTTTTCTTCCTACGACTCTTAGTTCAACCTTTTGCTTAACGACACGAAAAGAGACATCAAcaataatcccaacatcaatcTTGACTTACTTAAACGCAGCAACGATCGCccgtcgattcccaacgaagcctgcaacaaataacttCAACAACACAATTTACATAAAggtcgcagtttgagcagtcccacaaaaaacgtcataactcactcaatttttatccaaaagttttgaattttatatcaaatcgaaggtatcaaaaagttctacgatttttgtgttaaaaattTTCTCAGAATCACGACCACAAAATCgcaatatttaaaatgacagcaataacgtaaatttgtgatccaaaaattgtttcaaaattgatctaaacatgattgctcaaacttctacacaacattcacatgattttcatacaaaatacattgcaattcatactatgacatgatcgacacagaaagaaacagaatatacgtgccttttttatattaaaactcacgatactgCGATATCGAAGCGGAGATGGTGCGAGAGACGATCTcggacgacttggctcgattttccTTGAAGAAAACCAACAAAATTCTTGCTGGAAATTATAGAGGAAGGGGAGGCAGCTCTATGGATtaggaaccctaggtttttgTAATGCCCGAGGATTTTATACTGTTAATTGGAGATTTGATTATCGTAATCTGATATTGATTACCTGatgaattgatatgattatagaaggATCAATCTGAGACTTTATTTGAGGTTGTATGTGATAACACATGGGGGACGGGCAGAGATTTACGCGCACATGTGCGAGAAgatggcgcatatgcgcgagaagccaaTCGCGAGGACAGAGGACTtcgggcatatgcgcgagacagggcgcgcatatgcgcgaggagataTATTGGTGATTGCCAAGTCCAGAGAtgttggcgcacatgcgcgacgagGTGCGCGCATCTGCGCGAGGTGCCCAGTAGCTAAGATTTCATTCCAGAaaatgtcgcgcatatgcgcgggattagggcgcgcatatgcgcggtaGTAGAATTGGTTGacgccgagaccagtaggtctcgcgcaaaTGCGACGgtagaggtcgcgcatatgcgcgagacgtgcagggCAAAGAACGAGCCACTTGCCCCTcaccatgcatgatatatatatgtttgaaaCTTCATTCCTTCATTCCTCAGAAAGAAACGAGAAGAGCTTCAGAGAATATTTGAAGTTTACGGAAGATCCGTCCATCAGATTGTTGATCCGATTTCAGTactgtgtttctatcgacgagagcttcaactagacgtaagttttattgaattttgatatggtttgaaattatgatattgtcagaatcggataggatTGATATATGACGTTCTTGACATATTAGACGGTGTAGAATcaagaacagattgaagaacataTTAGTTATGAAATTGCTATGaattttcagatattgaattgagattattcagatttatgAGATTATGGATTAGTTCGGCTATTAATTATGATTTGTTATTAATGTCTATtattgtctgagttgacggggatatcgagactataccgttatgccgttgatatTGAAGTAGATGGAATATTGAGCAGAACAGATCTGAATTGAGTTGATTATTGATATTCtgcctattcgatatgtcatttcagattgatattgacagctttgagttcgagacttcgacagaatcagaatgacagaaagaaaggtataattccaTGTTTGAtcgggagatataactcgaatcagATTTGGTTTGAGTtgtcctaaatcacatactagattgttatacCTTGATAGGTGTTTATGCTTTATAGAGCTTTATattaaagcattgagataggagagtctgTGGCAGATCAGCCAAGCTACTGGACATTCGGTTGTATCGATGTGCGTAAGAGAAGatcaactcctattgtagatattcgatatagagaggaccgaagtctgggaataagacgtaccgccgcctcgattgggagagtaggtgggagattgttacgtcttattcacaccgggatccctagatttagatttgaatcgagtcaagagttttatttgtattcactaatgtgtcataaattatgattcatattcttgatacatggtttatgcttatgcatatgattttatgtattgcatatatacatgttttctactgggatttattctcaccggagtttccggctgttgttgtgtctgtatgtgtgcatgacaacaggtgggacaggatcagggtcacgaagAGATTAAGAGATCAAGACTAGAGTGGAGATTTCGGGCTTAGTTGTAGATTGTTTATACAACGTTGATGTGGAATTGATAACCCTAGTTGTATAGTTTGACTTGAGTTTGTTTGATGATGGATCCTATGTAGATTCGACATTTGATCTAGTATTTCTATAAGAAGTTACCTAACTTGTTGTATAGATTCATACACTTGTTTGTATGCTgcgcaattttaaaaaaaaaataaaaaaatttgatcatattatataatcaatCCATTTAATCctaaagataatcgagttagagcccgggtccacACAACAGTTGGTATCATAGCAGTAGGTTGTGTAGACTGaactagaagagagtgagcggggtagatggagtcgtcttccttgcttttgtgatGTTAGCATTCTATTCATTGTATGTTGATTTACATATGTTTTATATGAAAGCATGTTTCTTGTTGTAATACATGTCTAcctgtttatttgatttgattacgACATGTATTAAGAAcgaaatgaatcagaaccgattctggatcagaggtatatgatcagaggaggactgagacagattgtatagattgtgtactaatccgtttgataatcagatatgcctcctcgaagagcagCAGTGCCTGTGCGTTCGGTGCCTGAACAAGGCAGTACTTTGAATGATCCTATGGATGTTACTGCAACACTGATGGAGACACTACTGAAACGGTTTCAATCCTTTAAACCGCCGACTCTGAAAGGCACTGAGAACTCCGTtgagtgtgagagttggctagatgacattgagatgctttTTGACTTCCTCGATTACACAAATGAACGAAGAGTTAAattgattgggcatcaactacaagaagttgccaagaattggtggattACAACCAAGAGAGCATTGGAACAGAGAGGTACAGAAATTACTTGGAAAGTGTTTAAGATTGAGTTTTATCAGCATTTCTTCCCAGTGTCATACCGAAAGGACAAGGgtgcagaatttgcaaacttgaGGCAAGGGCAGCTGAACATTGAAGAGTATGTTGCCAAATTTTCTACATTGCTACGTTTTGCTCCACACGTGgcagaaaatgatgaagttGTGGCTGATCAGTTTATCAACGATTTAAATCCTGACATTTTTACCTTGGTGAATACggggcgaccaaacaactttactgatgctttgaacaggGCGAAAGGTGCTGAAGCTAGCTTGATTAAGCAGCGAGGAGCATCGTATATTGCTCAGGCCCCGAGACCTCCACAGCCGACCGCACAGTTTCCACAACCTCCTCCTAGATTCGAGAGTGGCGGTAGCAGCAATGGTAAGAAAGATTTGTTGAAAGCCAaagggaaacagttcaagagatctggCAGCAGTTCATCCAGCtccagtggctcgagacagaGGGATCCTAGCTAGAGTTACACAGGTGTGTATTGCACTACTTGCGGTggaagacatcccacagagcagtGCTATGGAGTGGTTGGGGGATGCAACATCTGCAGACAGTAGGGACATTTCGCCAAAGTCTGCTCCCAAAGAGGCGCTCAGCGATCCCAGGGTGCAGGATCATCTGCATCAGTACCTCAGCCGGAGAGACAAGCATCATCTGTCCATTCCTTCCAGCAGCCGCCTACACAATCCCAGGCGAGGCCAGGAGGTagtcagacagtgagccaaccttctagacagcaggctcgagtatttgtactgacagaagagcaggcccaagatgcaccagatgatgtgatcgcaggtaactgtttcctttgcggttatcctgcttatgtattgatagatacgggtgcatctcatacatttatttctgaacgatttgcattgatacatgcattgcatgtcgagtcattatctactgtcgtctctgtttcttctcctttggggagtGGTTTGATATCAGTGGCCTCGGTTAGAAATTGTATGTTACAGTTTGAGGGTAATGAAATTGAGTtggactgtattgtacttggattgtctgactttgactgtattatcggtatcgatatgttgaccaagtacagagctaccgttgattgttttcacaagattgtcagattcagacctgagatggctgatgagtggaaattaTACGGTAAAgattccagatctcggattccttTAATATCTGTATtttctatgactcgattattagacaaaggagcagagggattcaTTTTGTAtacagtagatttactgaaatcgagccctacCTTAGCAGaattgccagtggtatgtgaatttgctgatgtgttcgactacctttgaaacttatccaacacaaacgaATCTTTTTttagaaacgatagcagtttatcataataattgttaacatttaacaaacaaattggcttattgtggatatttaattgtgcccaacaaacagtatgaaatatttcttccaaagtaccgaaacctcctggcaaagcaatgaaagcatctgaatgttcattcatttgagtaattcgttcatacacgttgtccactttcatttgttctcctattgttggtccagtaagactggctaaggtaattgGAATAATgtctaagacttcacttccacctgcatgcgctgCATGCGCAgtttttgcaacttttcccatgagaccaacttcaccaccaccatttaccaaatgaatctttttttttagcaagtgttattccaaacttttctgctacctcttcataaattgaatcatttcctgcactagatccacaaaatacacaaatatttttgattttacttatcgtggacgtcgacatgttgagaaatatgttttctgcaattgttagatcacagcatatgaatttataagcgcaacatgccaaaagtcaatatttgaatatgaaattattattattaaaagaaaataaaaatgacataaattaaaatacatatatatagcgtagttgtgattgtggctcacatctccctctgattttacgttcagtaacggcttcaacgccttctatgagtcgaggatataaTTCgtatccaattttcttataaattggcaaacagggtcttttaacgtcagattcccgagacgaaattgtatatatatatttacttatctaaacagatatgcgttattacagtaggatctttataagattgattccaccgtccatattgatattcctcatgttgaaattgccaccatagtttaagaagctcattttgcacgtacccactagaatgcgtatcaagaacctctagaaaattatcgaaaggctctttactcagaccattcttaatgaataaaattttatcttctctattcaaagatgtcattccaacatttttgcatttccctttacaagtcgacattgcacatttatgacatccacctatacgtttagctcttcgctttttggcatatgtgcttttaccaaatcctggcatatgtcttattattattttacttgcttccccaaccaatcggacttttgcttcaattatcaaacggatatcattcgatatgccatatgacatcatcaaccttagtcgctcacatctagctttataaatgttttaaaacgCATTATCaggaaaacaagaaaaatatttacgaagatttaCAATACAAgtatccatattattattattattattattattattattattattattattattatatatttcaattattttgggaaaactgaaaaaaccgacttagatagtcacggagtaccgttatccgccacttaaccgggaaatgaactagaatctgcaaaaacaaaatgaaaatatcaaacaactattgtggatcatataaaggcataaaatcatcattaagaatttcattttctataaaaggcttaagtctttgcccattaactttaaacacgtcattatttttaggattttcaatatcaacagcaccatgaggataaacaaatttaactataaatggtcctgaccatcttgatcttagttttcctggaaataaatgcaaacgagaattataaagtaaaactttttgtctaatttcaaatgactttctcataatatttttatcatgaaagactttagttttatctttataaatctttgaattttcatatgcatcatttcttaattcttaaagttcatttaattgcaattttcttaatttagatgcatcatctaaattaatattaaatgctttaattgcccaataagctttatgttcaagttcaaccggtaaatgacaatgcttaccaaaaactaacatATATGATGACATCCCTAATgttgtcttaaatgcagttctatatgcccataatgcgtcggttaatcttaaagaccaatcttttcgatttggattagctgttatttctaaaatttgttttttttctctatttccaagttcaacttgaccattactttaaggatgatatggggtagaaactttatgtgtaatgccatattttcttaacaaagaaaaaatgatttatttataaaatgacttcccccatcactaattattgctctaggtattccaaatcggctaaaaatattttcttttaaaaattttataactttatgatcattagttctacatgcaattgcttcaatccattttcaAACATAATCAAATGCGACttaaatgtacgtatatccaaaagataatgggaatggacccataaaatctatcccccaactatcgaatatttcggtaattatgattggatttaaaggcatcatgtttcgttttgaaattgatcccatcttctgacagttttcacaagatttgcaaaataaatgcgtatctttgaataaagacggccaataaaatccacattgtaagatttttgcagctgttttattggatgaaaaatgaactccacatgcttcagaatggcaaaatttaataacattacttacttcattgtcgggtgtaaggcctgaaatttgatatcactcttttgaactattattggtaatggaggcatgaggaaggaaaggaaaagtgaagaaatgcaatggcaagaagcctcggacagaaaagttggcgcccgagcgccagtgctcaATAGAAATTTGTtcgggcagaagatgtggcgcccgGGAGGTagttgtgaccgcccgagcaccagTGGATATGAACACTCGTGCAGAAcgttccgcgctcgagcggtaaagtgtgactgcccgagcgccag
This genomic interval carries:
- the LOC140961006 gene encoding uncharacterized protein, translated to MPPRRAAVPVRSVPEQGSTLNDPMDVTATLMETLLKRFQSFKPPTLKGTENSVECESWLDDIEMLFDFLDYTNERRVKLIGHQLQEVAKNWWITTKRALEQRGTEITWKVFKIEFYQHFFPVSYRKDKGAEFANLRQGQLNIEEYVAKFSTLLRFAPHVAENDEVVADQFINDLNPDIFTLVNTGRPNNFTDALNRAKGAEASLIKQRGASYIAQAPRPPQPTAQFPQPPPRFESGGSSNGKKDLLKAKGKQFKRSGSSSSSSSGSRQRDPS